The Thalassotalea nanhaiensis genome has a window encoding:
- the nuoH gene encoding NADH-quinone oxidoreductase subunit NuoH — protein sequence MIFKIIELSIILALLIPIAAMLVWVERRLIGIWQDRLGPNRVGPFGILQSLADLLKILGKDEFTPKFADKAIFIAAPVIAATTVLMSFVVVPFSDTIGISDLNIGVLFFLAMTSLAVYGVVLAGWASKNKYALLGSMRAAAQTISYEVFMGLSVMGVVLITGSFNLRDIVIAQQDGWFIQSQIIGFVVFLVAGIAESHRLPFDLPEAETELTAGFHTEYSGLKFALFFLGEYLGVTLISAMSVTLFFGGYLPPGFLPSEWANMIPSLIWFIGKVFVLIMFFILLRTSLPRPRFDQLLEFGWKVMLPLALFNLLLTAVLKLTGIIGGVHA from the coding sequence ATGATCTTTAAAATTATTGAACTGAGTATCATACTTGCTCTGCTTATTCCTATTGCAGCCATGTTGGTGTGGGTAGAACGTCGATTGATTGGTATTTGGCAAGACCGGTTAGGCCCAAATAGAGTAGGGCCGTTTGGTATTTTGCAATCCCTGGCTGATCTATTAAAGATACTAGGTAAGGACGAGTTCACCCCTAAGTTTGCCGATAAAGCCATATTTATTGCTGCGCCAGTAATTGCAGCAACGACGGTATTAATGAGTTTTGTCGTAGTGCCATTTTCAGACACTATTGGGATCTCTGATCTCAATATTGGTGTTTTATTCTTCTTGGCAATGACTTCGCTTGCGGTTTACGGCGTTGTTTTAGCTGGCTGGGCTTCAAAGAATAAATATGCTCTGTTAGGTAGTATGCGCGCCGCCGCACAAACCATCAGTTACGAAGTATTCATGGGCTTATCGGTGATGGGCGTAGTGCTGATCACCGGCAGTTTTAATTTACGCGACATTGTAATCGCTCAGCAAGATGGTTGGTTTATTCAATCACAAATTATCGGCTTTGTTGTGTTTTTAGTAGCAGGTATTGCTGAGAGTCATCGTTTACCATTCGATTTACCCGAAGCAGAAACCGAGCTTACCGCGGGGTTTCACACAGAGTACTCCGGGCTTAAATTTGCCTTGTTCTTTTTAGGTGAGTATTTAGGGGTCACCTTGATCTCCGCCATGTCAGTTACGTTATTTTTTGGTGGTTACTTACCCCCTGGTTTTCTTCCTAGTGAGTGGGCCAATATGATCCCATCGCTTATTTGGTTTATTGGTAAAGTCTTTGTTCTTATTATGTTTTTCATCCTGTTAAGAACATCTCTACCAAGACCTCGATTTGATCAACTACTTGAATTTGGCTGGAAAGTGATGCTACCGCTGGCGTTATTTAATTTATTACTCACCGCGGTATTAAAGCTTACTGGCATCATTGGAGGCGTACATGCTTAA
- the nuoI gene encoding NADH-quinone oxidoreductase subunit NuoI: protein MWLVLKHTFTKADTVQYPEQKPYLAPRYRGRIVLTRDPDGEERCVACNLCAVACPVDCIALQQTIDPDGRKRAEFFRINFSRCILCGFCEEACPTYAIQLTPDVELAEYDRQNLVYEKENLLISGPGKYPDYNFYKQSGVATGVKGKGEGEHEKAPINVKDLMP, encoded by the coding sequence ATGTGGTTAGTACTGAAACATACGTTTACTAAAGCTGATACGGTGCAATACCCAGAGCAAAAACCGTATTTAGCGCCGCGTTATCGTGGTCGTATTGTACTTACTCGTGATCCTGATGGTGAAGAGCGATGCGTCGCCTGTAATTTGTGTGCTGTTGCCTGTCCAGTTGATTGTATTGCCTTACAGCAAACCATTGATCCTGACGGTCGTAAACGCGCGGAGTTTTTTAGAATTAACTTTTCCCGCTGCATTTTATGTGGGTTTTGTGAAGAAGCGTGCCCAACTTATGCCATTCAATTAACACCTGATGTGGAGCTTGCCGAATATGACAGGCAAAACCTGGTCTATGAAAAAGAGAATTTATTGATTAGTGGCCCAGGTAAATACCCAGATTATAACTTCTATAAGCAGTCTGGTGTTGCAACAGGTGTGAAAGGAAAAGGTGAGGGCGAACATGAAAAAGCGCCGATTAATGTTAAAGATTTGATGCCCTAA